The genomic window ATTTGTCATAAATAGATAATACTTGAGGATTTTCATGAGATCTTCTGTGCTCAGATATCTTATCAATATTATTAAGACCTTCGGCTCTTTTTTCTAAAGTTTCTTGTTTTTTAATGGCTTTTGGTTGACCACCACCACCAATACATCCACCTTTACATGCCATGATTTCGATAGCATGATAGAACTCATCACCACTTCTAATTTTATCTAGCATTTTTTTAGCTTCTTCTAAACCATGAGCGATTCCAATTCTAAGTTCAATATGACCAATTTTAAGATCGCAACTTCTAAAACCATCCCATCCTCTAAGAGCTTCAAATTCAATGTTTTCAATTCTTTCACCAGTAATCATTTCAATAGTAGTTCTAGTAGCAGCTTCGATAACTCCTCCAGTTCTACCAAAAATAATACCAGCACCTGAGTATTCTCCAAGAGGATTGTCAAATTCTTCATCTTCAACTAAATTTAAATCAATTTCAGTTTCTTTAAAGATTTTAATTAATTCTCTAGTAGTTATAACATAATCCGTATCATAGTTATCACCTCTAGAAAATTCAGGTCTAGCAGCCTCATATTTTTTAGCCAGACAAGGCATTAATGCAACAGTAGTAATTTCGTCTCTTTTATATCCTTTTTCTTTAGCCCATATATCCTTAGCTATTGTTGAAAAAATTTGCATAGGAGATTTAACAGTAGAAGGTACATCTAGCATATCAGGATAACTTTGCTCTATGAACTTAACCCAAGCAGGACAACAAGAAGTAAGGATAGGTAATCTAACATTATCATCTCCTTTAAAGAAAGCTTCTAATCTGTGCTGGAACTCAGTAGCCTCCTCCATAATAGTTAAATCGGCAGCCCAAGTAGTATCAAAAACATGGTCAACACCTAGCATTCTAAGAGCTCCATTAATTTTCTTTTCAATATTAGTTCCTGGTTCAAAACCAAAAGCTTCTCCTAAAGCAACTCTAACTGCTGGAGCCATTTGAGTAATAACAACTTTTCCAGGAGTAGCTAAATCTCTTAAAAACTTTAAGCTATTATCCCCTTCGTTGATTGCATTAACTGGACAAACTGCTACACATTGCCCACAGTGAGTACATCTTTCAATATCTATGCTATGTCTTTCTTTTACTTTTCCTTTAATACAATGTACGGGGCAAACTCTTGAACAAGCAGTACATCCAATACATTTGCTTGTAATTCTAAATCTAACAAGTTGAGGGCATTCTCCTGTGTAACATCTATGCTCTTCTATATGTTCTTCAAACTCTTTATAAAAAGCATCGATAGTTTCTTCTATTAAATTATGCTTTTGATGAGTGGTATCTTTGATTAATTTTGAAAGTTGTCTTAAAAGATAGATATCTCTCATATTAGCTTTTCCTTTAGAGATTCTATCTAAAACTCTCCAAGATCTTTCAATTTCAAATTTAGCCATAAGGTACTCTCTATATTCACCTTTAGAAAGTTTACCTAAAATAAATTCAATATAATACTTTGCAAACTGAACCATACAACTTTCACCAGATAGAATAATAAGTGTTTTTGGGTGGTTTGAGTCAAAGTAGTGTTCAAAATCAACTATTTTATTCAAATCTTCTTTTGTGGCAAAACCACCAAAAGGTAAACCGAATTGAGCTGCTTTAAAATCTTTTCCAAGCTTCATTCCGCCAGCAAGATCAATAATATTTTTTAAAGTTGCATTTTCAGGAATCTCGTAAATGCCTGGATTATTAACTTTTCCTGAGATAGTTATTAGTCTATTGTCTCCTATAAGTCCACCCATTAAGTCGCTCTCCATAAAAACTGATCCTAGAGAAGTTCTTAGTAAATTTTGCTTCTTATTCATAAACACTCCTTTTAATCTTTATAATTTTTTAATATATTTTTAAATAATTTTAATTTTCTGTTGTTTATATCTAATTTATTATTTTCAGTTTCATGATTATTCAAAAAATCATTTACAATATTTAAAATTGAATCAGTTTTAAATTGCTTAGCTTTTGCAAGAAGTTTAAAAGCATAAGGATTATTTAAAAAGACAGCTATATAGAAACCACGATCAAAATTAAAATTGTATTTTAGAAAAATTTTTACAAATTGTTCAGTTTTATTTTTAGACATTTTTAAGTTTCCTAAACAGTAAAGAGGGACTAAATCTTTTCCTTTAACATAAGAATTAAGATTTCCACCAAGAGTTAAAATCATATCAAAAAGTATGGGATCTTCTTTTAGAATAAGTGCCCTATGTAAAGGGGTTAATTTATCTTTTTTTCCAAAGCTATTTATATTTTTACCAGAAATAATCTCTTCTAATTCAATAACTTTATCTTCAAAGTTAGGTAGATAGCTAAAAGTTTCTGAAAGTAGACCTATTCGTGCAGCTCTCACACCAATCTCATTGTTTAAAGATTGGAAGATAGTTAAAGCATCATTAAATTTATTCATTTTTAACAATAAGTCACCAACAAAGTTAGAATCTTTTTTTCTTTAAAAAAATGCAGAATCTTTTGAAGTTCTTTGTGAGTGAAAATATTATTTTCAACCCCAATTTTAATACCTTCTTTAATCTCTTTTTCTTTATATGAAATTCCAAAGATTTTATTACATTCTATTGCTTCTATAAATAATGAATTATCAATAGAAGTATCTATAATTAGTTTCTTATAATAATTTTGTTTTCCTTTTAAATTTGTTGAATTTATTTTTTTTATAGCATTTTTAAACAAAAATTCAGAAATATCATTTTCAATTTCCCTCTCTAAAATCCAAGTAGGTTCACCAGCTTTCTCAAAAGCATATCTAGCTTCTTCAATCTTTTCAAGTTTAAATAGTTTAATACCTTCATTTAACCATTCAGATTTTTCTTTTTTTAAACTTTGGACTTTTTTATCAATAATAATGTTGTTATTTGGAGTTAAAAAATCATGTAGTTCTTTTAAAATTATATTGGAATCAATATTTTCTTCCATTATAATAAGTTTTTCTTGTGCTCTTGTGATGCCAACATAGAATATATTAAAATATTTTCTATATCGTTGATCATGCTTTGCTTCTTTAGAGAAAATTTTATTCCATTGATTCTGATATGCAGAGGATAGATTGTAACAAATAATATTATTGTATTCTAATCCTTTAATCTCTTGAATAGTAAAGATTCTATGTTTATTTTTCAATTTTTCTAAAAGGTTATTTTTAATAATTTCATC from Cetobacterium sp. 8H includes these protein-coding regions:
- a CDS encoding [FeFe] hydrogenase, group A, whose protein sequence is MNKKQNLLRTSLGSVFMESDLMGGLIGDNRLITISGKVNNPGIYEIPENATLKNIIDLAGGMKLGKDFKAAQFGLPFGGFATKEDLNKIVDFEHYFDSNHPKTLIILSGESCMVQFAKYYIEFILGKLSKGEYREYLMAKFEIERSWRVLDRISKGKANMRDIYLLRQLSKLIKDTTHQKHNLIEETIDAFYKEFEEHIEEHRCYTGECPQLVRFRITSKCIGCTACSRVCPVHCIKGKVKERHSIDIERCTHCGQCVAVCPVNAINEGDNSLKFLRDLATPGKVVITQMAPAVRVALGEAFGFEPGTNIEKKINGALRMLGVDHVFDTTWAADLTIMEEATEFQHRLEAFFKGDDNVRLPILTSCCPAWVKFIEQSYPDMLDVPSTVKSPMQIFSTIAKDIWAKEKGYKRDEITTVALMPCLAKKYEAARPEFSRGDNYDTDYVITTRELIKIFKETEIDLNLVEDEEFDNPLGEYSGAGIIFGRTGGVIEAATRTTIEMITGERIENIEFEALRGWDGFRSCDLKIGHIELRIGIAHGLEEAKKMLDKIRSGDEFYHAIEIMACKGGCIGGGGQPKAIKKQETLEKRAEGLNNIDKISEHRRSHENPQVLSIYDKYLDYPLSRKAHELLHTKYFPKIKTHR